The region CACTGTACTCACTCCAAAGCGACAGTGAAAGCATCACAACAAACATCGCCATCATTGCTGAAAACAACATCCAACCTTGCTTTCTTGATCCCACCATCACACCGAAGGTGTAAGTACTCGCCGCCGCGATCAGCACTAGCGAAATCATCTGCAAGAAATTGCTTAAAGGAGTGGGGTTTTCATAAGGATGTGCGCTATTAACGCCAAAGAATCCTCCACCATTGGAACCCAGTTGTTTAATCGCAATCTGAGAAGCCGCCGGCCCTTGGGGTAAAACCTGCTCAGCACCTTCAAGGGTTTTTGCTGGCACATAAGAGTTGAAGTTTTGGACAACACCTTCTCCGACAAGAACGACAGCCAGAAAAAATGAAAGCGGCAAAAGCACATTCACTGTTGCCCGCGTTAAATCCACCCAGAAGTTCCCGATTCCTGTCACCTGCTTGCGCGCAATTCCTCGAGTGAAAGCCAAAAACACGGCAAAGCCTGTTGCCGCACTGACAAAGTTCTGCACTCCCAGTCCCAGCATCTGAGTTAGATAACTCAAAGTACTTTCACCCGAATAGGCCTGCCAGTTGGTGTTCGTCATAAAACTCACGGCCGTATTAAATGCCAAGTGCCAAGACGTATTTGTAAAACCCTGTGGATTCAAAGGCAGAATCTGCTGCACCATCATCAAGACCATCACAAATATCAAGCCTAGAAAGTTGAAACATAGAAGAGATATAGAGTACTGCTTCCAGTTCATCTCACCGAACTCATCTATTCCACATATTTTATAAATGATCTTTTCCAAAGGCCGCAGAACCGGCGACAGCCAGGTGCGCTCTCCTTGAAACACTTTCGCCATATAACCACCCAAGAGCGGCGTCGCCACTACGATCACCGCTAGGGTCAAAAACACTTGAATGAAGTCTGAAATAGTAAAACCCATTGTTAATCCTTTTAGTGACTAACAATTTAGGTCTTTCCACATCAATTCCGCATAAAGAGATCTACATTAGAAATAAAGAAAAAATAAAAATCCCAAAATTGTACAACGAAATAGTGACTACAAACGGGATTCAAAAAATCCAATGTCTCCAATGCGCCTAACTAACTAACTAACTACTAGCTAGCTACGATCGAGCTGGCTAACTTCTCACTTACTCTTGACTGAATCCGACGATACTTGAAATCGCGCCTGCTGAATGGGAAGCTTCGAAAATAGATTGTTGAAAATAAAAAAGGCGACATCTCTGCCGCCTTTTCTTTCAAAATATTGTTTTCAAAGTTAACCAGAGTTTCTTTCGCTCACGACTTCACGAGTTTCTGAAGTCGTAGGTTTTTCTGGATGAAGAACTTTAACATTATCTACTTTTGCAAGTTGCTCTACTGGTTTGGTCTCAGAGAAGTTCAACATCACAACTCCAAGAATGATCAAACTCGTCGCCAATACTTTTTGTATTGGCAGTGGTTCATTAAACATCCAAAGCCCCACAAGCGCCATCATCGCCGTTCCGACACCCGCCCAAATTGCGTAGACAATACTGATAGGTAACGACTTCAAAGCGACAGCGAGAGCCACAAAGCAGATTCCATGACAAACTATGGTAAGTATGACTGGAAGCACCTTTGTGAATCCCACGGAATATTTCATGGTGATTGTGCCCAAAACCTCAAAAACGATTGCTGCTGCCAAATACAAGTATGCATTAGCCATAAGACACCCTGTCGCATCTCGACCCTTTCCTTGTGCTATTCAATTTTGTTTTCCCGTGCTCGGGTGATTCCCCGAGAGATCTTTTTTTGATTCAGTCAAAAAAGACTTAAAAAGCGAACAGGAGAAAATTCCTGTTATTGATATATGTAGAATACCACAGGCCCTTCCAAAAAGCTCTCGCGACTCGACTAAAACAATATTAACTAGAGATTTCAGCAATTTACAAAAGAGACACGAAGCCTCCTATGGAGCCTAAATATGTTTACATCTATCAACATTTGTTTATATATTTGAATCATACTGAGACAGTTAA is a window of Bdellovibrio bacteriovorus DNA encoding:
- the kdpA gene encoding potassium-transporting ATPase subunit KdpA produces the protein MGFTISDFIQVFLTLAVIVVATPLLGGYMAKVFQGERTWLSPVLRPLEKIIYKICGIDEFGEMNWKQYSISLLCFNFLGLIFVMVLMMVQQILPLNPQGFTNTSWHLAFNTAVSFMTNTNWQAYSGESTLSYLTQMLGLGVQNFVSAATGFAVFLAFTRGIARKQVTGIGNFWVDLTRATVNVLLPLSFFLAVVLVGEGVVQNFNSYVPAKTLEGAEQVLPQGPAASQIAIKQLGSNGGGFFGVNSAHPYENPTPLSNFLQMISLVLIAAASTYTFGVMVGSRKQGWMLFSAMMAMFVVMLSLSLWSEYSANPFIAQAASMEGKETRFGVTNSVLWSVLTTSASNGSVNAMHSSLSPLSGGIALVNMMLGEVIFGGVGAGMYGMLLFVILTVFISGLMVGRTPEYLGKKIEAKEIIWVVVGVLAPCVVILIFSALAIATPAGLAGLGHQGPHGLSEILYAYTSGAANNGSAFGSLSVNTTFYNVTLALAMLVGRFAIILPVLAIAGSLAGKKIAPASVGTFKTDSLLFVVLLCAVIVIVGALTFFPALSLGPILEHLLMMRG
- a CDS encoding DMT family transporter, whose protein sequence is MANAYLYLAAAIVFEVLGTITMKYSVGFTKVLPVILTIVCHGICFVALAVALKSLPISIVYAIWAGVGTAMMALVGLWMFNEPLPIQKVLATSLIILGVVMLNFSETKPVEQLAKVDNVKVLHPEKPTTSETREVVSERNSG